AGCGATCCTCATCTTGCTCAATCTCGCCTCCGGGCAAGAACCAAGCGCCGTTGGGGGCTTGCACTAAAATTATCTTTTCTTGCTTTTCATCTGGAATAACTGCATAAACGCCATAGCGATTCACATATTGAACGTCTTCTTGCTTTTCTCCAAAAGTTGCGACTGTCATATCGTTTCCACTCTTTCTTATATGCTACTAATATCATAATGCAGAAATCAAGTGCTGTCAAGGCTTTCAAGCATTTTAAGGTTCAAATTTGAAAATATCTGCTGTGTATAAATTGAGCACTTTTTCAAAGAGAAGACGGAAAAGAATGGCAACGACTGTTGGGATGACAAGCCAAGCTAAGATTGCCAGTCCCATGGAAAGTCCGCCTGTAACAGAAGCGAAGAGTCCAGTCAGACCAACTAATCCAAAACCTGCTGATGCAGGCGTCCCGGTAATGGTGAAGAGGGGAACCAATAGTCCAGTTACAACAGAAGTTGCAATGATAGGAACATAAGAGATTGGATGTTCAAAGACATTGGTCATCATCATTTTCATTGAACCAAGGGCGACAGCAGCAGTTACACCAGGTTTATTGACGAAGAATGAATGAACAACAAGTACGATACAAGTTGTTCCGACCCCCATAGCAGAAGCACCGGCAGCGAGTCCATTTAGTCCAATGGCAAGACCGATTGCAACTGTTGAGATTGGAGCCACGATTAAGATAGCAAAAGTAACACAGATGAGAACACTCATTAAGTAAGGCTGAAGATCCGTAAAGTAGATAATTCCCTGCCCGATTAAGCTAGAAATCATTTTGACATAAGGAAGTGTAAATAGCCCCACAGTCGCAAGAAGCGATCCAACGATTGGCAGAAGAACGAAATTAAAGGATTCAAATTTTCCTTCTAGCCAGAGCAATACGAGAACGCTAAGGGCACAAATTAGCATGACATTGATAATGTCCCCTGTACCGGTCGTGTAGAATCCAGTAACCATTTTGTTTGCAGTTGCGGTAATTTCAGCAGGGGCTTTTTGCTTTTGGAGATATCCTAATAACTCTGTAGCACCCGCTAATTTACTAGAAGCACCAGAACTAACAAAAGCAATGGCTGTCAGAAGCGCAGCTTTCATTCCTTTGAAATTAAATTCCAAGGCAACCAGCGTTCCAATTACGGCAGATAAAGTGGCTTGGAAAAGAACGTTAGCCACATTCCAAGTTGCAAAGAAAGCATTATTTTTGAAAAAGTCTAAAGAGAAAATAATGGCAAAGATACAGTTAGGAAGCAAGGCTACGATAACACCAATTGCGGTTCCGTTTAGAACTTTATGCAAAAATGATTTAGGGGTAAGTGATGCGGTTGTGTTTTCTTTTGTCATAAAAAACTCCTTTATTTTTGAAAAATAAAATCCGCCTTATCCCAAATGAGAATAAGGCGGAGTCATGTAAAAATGGAGATGATTATCCCATTTTAAAACGGTAGCTACGCCTTGATAAGATACTATAAATAATGATAATAATATCTATAATCAACATAACGTAACTCCTTTTTTATTTTTCTTGTTGTCTATTATAACATCTTATTCCAAAAAAACAATAGAAAAATTGAAATTTTCTGATTATTTTGAAAAAACAGAATATCTATTATAAAAAATATGGAAAAACAGAAGAAAAATCTTCAAACAAATTTTACTTTTATATAAAAGTTGACATCGGGTGACAAGTTTCTTCTGTTATACTCATGATAGAAAAATGAAAGGAGCAAACAAATGAAATATGAATGGAGAAAATTAGATAAAAAACTTTATCAAGGTCCAAAAACTCCTGTGGTCATTGAACACCCTGTGCAGTCATTTATCATGTTAAATGGTCAAGGAAATCCAAATAAAGCTGACTTTTCAGAAAGGGTTTCTGCTCTTTATTCCCTCGCTTATGCGATTAAAATGGAGTATAAAAAACTGCTCATCATCAGGAATTTACTGATTTTACCGTTTACCCTTTGGAAGGGAGTTGGCAGCAAACAGAAGCAGAGACTTTGGTAAAAGACGACTTGGTTTATACGATTATGATTGCTCAGCCAGAGTTTATTACAAATGAAATAGTTGAAACAGCTCTCGAAAAAGTAAAAGTGAAAAAACCAAATCCGTTTTATAATGAGATTCGCTTTGAACGAATAAGCGAAGGAAGCAGTGTTGCCATGCTTCATGTAGGACCATTTGACGATGAACCACAAACCTTCGCGAAAATGGATGCTTTCTGTCAAGAAAATGGGTTAAAACGCTGCACAGCATATCATCGTGAAATTTATTTGAACAATAAAAATCGCACCGCTCCAGAGAAACTAAAGACAATTTTGAGGTACAGTGTTCAGTAACTAAAAAGTCACTCCCTAGAGAAACTTCTAAGGAGTGATTTTCATATCTAATCAGCATTGTCATCTGCTGTTGTTTTGATTTCTTTGTCAGCTTCGTTTTCAGATTTTTTAGCTGAAGCTGATTTGATAACAATCTTGCTGTTGCTTGTCATGACAGCTTTGAGCTCTTTTTCGCTTGGATGTTCAAGATAGTAGTCGGTGATAGCATCCTCGATGTGATCTTGGATTGTCCGACGAAGTGGACGAGCTCCCATTTTTGGATCGTAACCAAGATTAACTAATTTTTCCTTGACTTTGTCTGTTACGTCTAGGTGAATACCATTTACAGCTAAGCGTTTATTCACATCTTCAAGCATCAAATCTACGATTTGTAGGAGATTTTCCTTGCTAAGAGATTTGAACTCAATAATACCATCGAAACGATTCATAAATTCTGGGCTGAAGAAGTTGCCCAATTCACCGAGGACGGAATTAGTTCGTCCTTCACGCGCTGCACCAAATCCAACGTTTGCTTCGACTTTTCCAGTACCGGCGTTGGAAGTCATGATGATAATTGTATCTTTAAAGCTAACTGTGCGCCCTTGTCCGTCTGTCAGACGTCCATCGTCAAGAACTTGCAGGAACATGTGCATGACATCTGGGTGCGCTTTTTCTACTTCGTCAAGCAGAATGAGAGAATAAGGATTGCGGCGTACGCGTTCTGTCAATTGTCCGGCTTCTTCGTAGCCAACATAGCCTGGAGGTGCTCCAACGAGTTTGGCTACGCTGTGTTTTTCCATATATTCACTCATATCAAAGCGAATCATGCTGTCAGCTGAGCCAAAGAGTTCAATGGCTAATTGTTTAGAAAGTTCTGTTTTACCGACACCGGTTGGTCCGACAAAGAGGAAGGATCCAATTGGTCGATTAGGAGAGCCAAGTCCGACACGATTACGGCGAATGGCTTTGGCAATTTTATCAACGGCATCATCTTGACCGATGACATGAGCTTTCAAATCATCAGCCAGACTAATTAATTGCGATTGTTCCTTTTCTTTTAAGTCACCAACTGGGATATTTGTTTTTTGCTCAATGATATGCTCAATCGTTTTTTCACTGATGATAGGTGTATCTTGGTCTGCCATTTTATTTTGCTGCATTTCTTTGTATTTGGCAATTTGGTCACGGAAATAAGCAGCTTTTTCAAAATCTTCATCACGAGTAGCTTGTGCCTTGAGGTTTTCAGCTTCTACCAATCGTTGATCAATGACTTTTGGATCGACAAAGTTAAGTGTCAGATTCATCTTAGAGCCTGCTTCGTCTAGCAAGTCAATGGCCTTATCGGGCAAGAAGCGATCTTGGATATAACGATTGGACAAGACAGCCGCTGCTTCAATGGCATCGTCTGTGTATTTGACGTGGTGATAGTCTTCGTATTTTTTTTGAATGCCTTTTAGAATAGTAATGGTTTCTTCAACCGTTGGTTCATCCACTTTTACTGGCTGCATCCGGCGTTCCAGTGCTGCATCTTTTTCGATAATGCGATACTCATTGAGAGTTGTGGCACCAACTAATTGAAGCTCGCCGCGAGCAAGAGCAGGTTTTAAGATGTTACCAGCATCCATATTCCCATCTCCAGCTGCACCAGCTCCAACGATTTCATGGATTTCATCAATGAATAGAATCACATCCTGACGAGAACGGATTTCCTCCATGAGTTTTTGCATTCGTTCTTCAAATTGACCGCGGATACCAGTTCCTTGCACTAGGCTGACTACATCTAAACGGATGACTTCTTTTCCTTGAAGTTTATGTGGAACATCACCGTCCACAATCTTCTGTGCCAAGCCTTCTACAACAGCTGTTTTACCGACACCGGGCTCTCCGATGAGGACTGGATTGTTCTTTGTTCGACGGTTGAGAATTTCAATGACGCGGACGATTTCCTCATCACGACCGATGACAGGGTCAATTTCACCGCGCCGAGCAAATTCGGTTACATTGATGCCAAATTCTTCTAGGAGTCCTTTTGGCTGTTGCGGAGTTTGCTGGCGTGCACCCCCACCTTGATTGGAACCGTAACCTCCATTGCCGTAACCACCACCTGATTGAGTAGGAGGGGTCTGCGGTTCTTGATGATTTTGGAAATTTCCAAGATTATTAAAGAAATCATCAAACGGGTCTAAGTTGTTTTGATTATTCATATTGGTCATTCCACGAAACAGAGCATTATTGGGGTCTGTTTTCATGATTTGATAACAATTTTGACAGAGGTCAACTTGGTGTTGTTTTCCATTCACATTTGTGTAAAGGTGAATGGTTGATTCATTTATTTTACAATTTTGACAAAGCATGTGCTACCTCTTTCTTTTAAAATTTGTTTGAATAATACCAATTGGTCAATAATAGTCAAATTTCTTAGTTTTATTATAGCAGTATTCTAAAACATTGCAAGAATAAAGTGTTAAAAGACAGATTTTTGTACTGAAGCGTTTTATTTTGTGTTAAATTTATCAAAAACAGGGCTTTTACTGGTATTTCATCTTTAATTTGTGGTAAAATAGTAACGTATAAATGAATAGGAGAAGGAAAATGGAATCACATTTAGTAAGAATTATCAATCGTTTAGATGCTATGACAAAAGATGGCGGCAATTTGAAACGCAATTTTGAGCGTGACGGAGTTGTTGTAGCAGAAGTAGCTTATAGCTATGACGAAGAAAATGGCTCAGTATTCACTCTTCGTGATGTAGCAGCGCGTGAAACTTATACATTTGACAGTATTGATTTGATTGCTATGGAAATTTATGAATTGTTGTATTAATTTGCTAGTCTCTAATAAGATATCCTCTAGGCACCTGCTTAGGGGGTATTTAATTTGCAATAATTTTTGCCTATCTACCTTAGAATTGTCAGAAATTCTTAGAAAAAAGTGGTATACTAATAATGATAGTAAGCATATTTCTTGACAAACAGAAAAGGAGAGAGTATGGATTTATCTCAAATGAAATTAGTAACAGAATATGAAATTGTCGGAATTGATTTAGAGGAAGCGAGCGTCCGTCATTTAGCAGATTTAGGGATTAAGATAGGAAGTTTTATTCAAATCATTTCAAAAACAAATGATACAGCCATTCTCTTAGTTCGAGCTGCGAGGATTGCTTTGGACAATTCTATTTTGGAAAAGCTGGACGTTGTTCTGAAAGATAGCAACTGCTCAGCCCTTCCTTTATCTGAATTAGCTGTTGGAGATGTGGCATATATAGAAGCAATTCATGCGGATGGTGCTTTAAAACGGAGGCTGATGGATATGGGTTTGACGAAAAACACAAAAGTTCAGTTGCAGAAAGTCGCACCATTAGGTGATCCATTAGAAATTAAGTTGAGAGGTTACGATTTGACGTTGAGAAAGTCAGAAGCGAGTCTGGTTAGTGTTGTGAAAAGCGAAAAGGGAGCAAAAGGATGAAAGAATTAGCGCTTGCGGGAAATCCGAATAGTGGAAAGACCAGTTTATTTAACATTCTAACCGGTAGTAGCCAGCATGTGGGAAATTGGCCTGGTGTCACTGTCGAGAAGAAAAGTGGATTATTTCGCAAAAATAAAGAAATCATTATCCAAGACCTACCGGGAATTTACTCCTTATCTCCTTATACTTCTGAGGAAATGGTCAGTAGAAATTATCTTTTGAGTGGCAATGCGGATGCTATTTTGGATGTGGTTGACGCGACCAATTTAGAGCGGAATCTGTACTTGAGTTTGCAATTGATTGAGACGGGGATTCCGGTTGTGCTGGCTTTAAATATGAGCGATGTCGTTGAAAAGCAAGGAAAATGGATTGATACGACTAAATTAAGTTATCAGCTAGGGGTGCCGGTCGTAGCGACCAGTGCTTTGAAAAAAACAGGGATTGACCAAGTTATGCGGCAGGCCTTGCGAGAAATAGAGCGCACGGATGAAACGATCTATCCTATTTACGATAGTCATTTTGAAGCGGCTTTGTCAGAAATTATCCGTATTTTGGGGAATGCAGCACCTCAAAAACAAGCTCGTTTTTATGCCATTAAGCTTTTTGAACGCGATAAAGAATTATCTGAACAGCTGGCATTGTCTGATTTTCAAAAAACAGAGATTGAAGATGCGATTCGGATTACGGAAGAAATCTACACTGAAGACGCAGAGACCATTGTTGTCAATGCGCGGTATGAGTTTATTGAGGCAGCAGTCAAAATGGCGCTGCAAGCTGATGTCAATCAATTGAGTTTGTCGGATAAGATTGACCGTATTGTGACCAATCGTTATTTAGCCTTGCCAATTTTTGCAGTTGTTATGTGGCTGGTCTATTTTCTCTCCATTCAAACGATTGGAACGATGGGAACGGATTGGACAAACGACATCCTCTTTGGAGAATGGATTCCAAATGGTGTTAAATCATTGCTAGAGCAATTAGCTGTAGCCAACTGGCTTCAATCTTTAATCATTGATGGGATTATCGCAGGCTGCGGAGCTGTGCTAGGCTTTGTGCCTCAGATTTTTGTCTTATTTACCTGTTTGGGTATCTTGGAAGACATCGGCTATATGAGCCGGATTGCCTTTGTAATGGATCGAATCTTTCGGCGGTTTGGTTTATCTGGAAAATCCTTTATCCCCATGTTGATTTCGACGGGGTGTGGCGTTCCTGGTGTCATGGCGAGTAGAACCATTGAAAATGAACGTGACCGTAGAATTACCATTATGACAACAACCTTTATGCCTTGTTCTGCCAAGTTGCCAATTATTTCCTTGATTGCGGGAGCTTTCTTTCCTGACAATCCTTGGATTGCACCAAGCGCTTATTTTGTCGGAATGGGAGCGATTGTCTTATCAGGGATTGCTTTGAAAAAGACAGCGAGTCTCGGTGGAGCAGTAGCGCCCTTTATCATGGAGTTGCCGAGTTACCACTTGCCACAAGTCAAAACGGTGTTGCGTTATGCCGGTCAAAAGGCTTTGAGCTTCATTAAGCGTGCTGGAACGATTATCTTTGTGACCAATATTTTCATTTGGTTTGCTAGTTCCTATAACTTTAGCTTACAGGCGGTCGAAACAGAAGATAGTATTCTAGCTACCTTAGGAAAAGGATTAGCTTGGATCTTTACTCCTCTTGGCTTTGGCAATTGGCGAGCAACGGTTGCGGCTATTACCGGCTTATTGGCGAAGGAAACGGTGATTTCCACTTTTGGGATTTTGTATAAAGTGACAGACGCGACAGAGACTACCAAAGAGTTGTGGACCAATCTTCAACAGCATTATACGGCACTTTCCGCCTACTCATTCCTTGTCTTTAATCTGCTCTGCGCTCCTTGTTTTGCAGCGATTGGTGCGATTCATCGGGAAATAGGCAATGCCAAGTGGACGTGGATTGCTATTTCATTCCAAACTCTACTGGCTTATAATGTCAGCTTTGTGATTTACCAGTTTGGTCAAGTTTTGCTGTACGGAAAAGGAATATCTCCAGTGACTGTCTTTGCTTTATTCGTTGTAGCAGTTGGTCTCTATTTCATCTTCAGAAAACCACGGAAAGAAAAAGTAGAAGTTATCACTTTAGATAGTCTGACACATCAAACAGTATAGGAGAAATTATGTCCACGATTATTGTATTTATCATTATTTTAGTTTTAGCTGGCGCAGCGCTGCACCACATCATTAAGGGAAAGGGGAACTGTGGTGATTGTGACTGTCAATGTGAAATCAAAGAAAAAATGAGACAAAAATAAAGAGAAAACTAAAAACATGACAGAGGTTGTCAGGTCATTTGTTGTATGATTTATTAAAAAGAAGGAGAACATAACATGGTAAGACCTACTAGCAAGACTGAGTTGATCAGTGCAGCGACGCAGCAATATGCAAAGCTGCAGTCATTGATTTCCCAATTAACAGAAGAAGAGTTAAAGACTCCATTTGATTTTTCAAAAGATGAAAAAAAGAAAGAGGCGCATTGGAAGAGGGATAAAAACCTCAGAGATGTTCTCATTCATCTTTATGAGTGGCAGCAATTGCTTTTGGATTGGGTGCATTCCAATCAAAATGGTGTCGAAAAATCGTTTTTGCCAGCACCTTATAATTGGAGAAGCTATGGTGAGATGAATGTGGCATTTTGGCAAAAACATCAACAGACACCGCTAGAAAAAGCAATCAAGTTGCTTCATCAATCACAGGAAAAAGTGCTAACCCTGGCTGAAACCTTTACAAATGAAGAGCTGTTTTCAAAGAGTGTTTATAAATGGGTTGGTGGGAGTACTCTTGGCTCCTACTTTGTCAGCTGCACATCCAGTCACTACGACTGGGCTATGAAGAAGCTGAAAGCACATCAAAAGAACTGTAAAAATCAGTAAACAATCAGTATGGTTGGGAGCAAAAAGACAAACAACATACAATGGCTAAGAGAGCAAATCCAAAGAACTTCACATCATTCTTTGATATATCAGAGTGAATCCAAGGTTATTCCGTTCGAAGGTTGGCAAAAGTAACTTATCAAGTAAGATGGTGGGGCAGAACGAAAAATTGAATATTTTTAGTTTCGCTCTCTTGTTTTTAGGCTCAGGTTGCTCAACAGCCCAGGAGACTGTTGAGGTGGTGGATAAAGAAAACAAAGTGTTTATCAAAGAAATTTGTTGGAGCCTAAAAGACGAACAAAATTGTGACTTGCTCCGCAAGCTCTATTTGCAACCTTAAAAGCAGTGCTTTGAGCATTAGCTACCGCGTCAAAGGTTTTTGACCATAATAAAATGAGGCTGAGATCTTTTTCTCAGCCTCTTTATATGAATGGTTTCTGTGCTCTACTTGCTATTATCACCCATTAGTAAGTCTTTTGGTTGCTTACTAAGGAGCGTGATTGAAGCAATGAGGACGGAAACGATGATAATGGCAAGTCCAAAGATGACCACCTTGGTCATATCATCAGGAGATACATGTACATTGAGGCTAGTGAGGGTCTTGTTAAAGCCATCCACTTCAGCCCCGCCTCCAAGATTGGCGCTCTTACCTTCTCGAGCTAGTTTTTCAGCAATACCACTGGTAACTTGTTTCAAAATGCTATTTCCCATCACCTTGCTGACAGCACTACCTGCAAAGTAAGCACCAATGAAGCTAAATATACTTACAAAGAGAACTTCTGTGATAAATTGGAAGAAAATCTTTGTTTTGCTAATTCCCATTGAAAGCATGATTCCCATTTCTTTTCTACGACCATTGATCCATAAGAACAATACTAGCGTCAGAACAATTGCACCAAAGATTAGAGTTCCGATTAAGAGGTTTCCAGTAACGCCGTAAATACCGTTAATAGAAGATTGAAGTGCTGGGAAGTTGCTTGTGCTCTTAACAAGGGTGTAGGCTTCCCAATCAATAGATGATATTTCTTTTACTTTCGCCATCACTTTATCAATATCTTGGCTACCATTTACAAAGAAAGTAGCATCTTGATAAATAGCGTTTTTATCTGTTGAACCTTGTAAAGTTTTAGTCGTTTCTAAGTCTGTGATAAAGGTATTTTCATACAATTCTTGAGGACTAGAAACGCCTCCTTTATTTTTCCCGTCAAAAATTCCGATAACTGTCACTTTAGTCGTTTTATTAGCTTTGCGAACGTTATCATAGTCATAAGTATTCGATTTTATATTAATCGTATCGCCGACTTTAAGTTTGTTCTTTTCTGCAAAATCTTTATGAATTAAAGCAACATTTTTGTCATTTTTGTTGATATGTCTACCTTCAACTAGTTTGAAGGTTCCCGCAGTAAATTTATCATCCTTCGATGAGTCATTGATACCTGTTGCCATAATGGCACGGCCGAATTTTTGCTTGCGATCTTCACTCAATTGCTGGTCGCCGTCAGGCATTTCAACCAGTTGATGATCTATCAGATCCGCTACAATGTTCATGCGTTTGACATAGCCGGAAATACCGGCAACTTTGCTAATCGTATCAATGTCTTCGCCTTTGAGATTTCCAGCACCGCGTGGTGTTCCTGGATTGACCTCACGGTTGATCTGCATGGAAAAGCTGCTGGTAATATTTTTAAATGTTTCTTTTGAAGCAGCGTCAGTCGCATTTTTAACAGCAATGCTGCCTAAGGTTAAGGTAGAGATGGCTAGCAGGATGAAAAAGATAATCAAGCTTTTGATTTTCTTGCGCCAGACATAAGCCAAAGCGTTTTTTATTGGTAACATATCATTTCTTCTCCTTGGGGT
This Streptococcus anginosus DNA region includes the following protein-coding sequences:
- a CDS encoding PTS sugar transporter subunit IIC, which produces MTKENTTASLTPKSFLHKVLNGTAIGVIVALLPNCIFAIIFSLDFFKNNAFFATWNVANVLFQATLSAVIGTLVALEFNFKGMKAALLTAIAFVSSGASSKLAGATELLGYLQKQKAPAEITATANKMVTGFYTTGTGDIINVMLICALSVLVLLWLEGKFESFNFVLLPIVGSLLATVGLFTLPYVKMISSLIGQGIIYFTDLQPYLMSVLICVTFAILIVAPISTVAIGLAIGLNGLAAGASAMGVGTTCIVLVVHSFFVNKPGVTAAVALGSMKMMMTNVFEHPISYVPIIATSVVTGLLVPLFTITGTPASAGFGLVGLTGLFASVTGGLSMGLAILAWLVIPTVVAILFRLLFEKVLNLYTADIFKFEP
- a CDS encoding ATP-dependent Clp protease ATP-binding subunit produces the protein MLCQNCKINESTIHLYTNVNGKQHQVDLCQNCYQIMKTDPNNALFRGMTNMNNQNNLDPFDDFFNNLGNFQNHQEPQTPPTQSGGGYGNGGYGSNQGGGARQQTPQQPKGLLEEFGINVTEFARRGEIDPVIGRDEEIVRVIEILNRRTKNNPVLIGEPGVGKTAVVEGLAQKIVDGDVPHKLQGKEVIRLDVVSLVQGTGIRGQFEERMQKLMEEIRSRQDVILFIDEIHEIVGAGAAGDGNMDAGNILKPALARGELQLVGATTLNEYRIIEKDAALERRMQPVKVDEPTVEETITILKGIQKKYEDYHHVKYTDDAIEAAAVLSNRYIQDRFLPDKAIDLLDEAGSKMNLTLNFVDPKVIDQRLVEAENLKAQATRDEDFEKAAYFRDQIAKYKEMQQNKMADQDTPIISEKTIEHIIEQKTNIPVGDLKEKEQSQLISLADDLKAHVIGQDDAVDKIAKAIRRNRVGLGSPNRPIGSFLFVGPTGVGKTELSKQLAIELFGSADSMIRFDMSEYMEKHSVAKLVGAPPGYVGYEEAGQLTERVRRNPYSLILLDEVEKAHPDVMHMFLQVLDDGRLTDGQGRTVSFKDTIIIMTSNAGTGKVEANVGFGAAREGRTNSVLGELGNFFSPEFMNRFDGIIEFKSLSKENLLQIVDLMLEDVNKRLAVNGIHLDVTDKVKEKLVNLGYDPKMGARPLRRTIQDHIEDAITDYYLEHPSEKELKAVMTSNSKIVIKSASAKKSENEADKEIKTTADDNAD
- a CDS encoding DUF1797 family protein is translated as MESHLVRIINRLDAMTKDGGNLKRNFERDGVVVAEVAYSYDEENGSVFTLRDVAARETYTFDSIDLIAMEIYELLY
- a CDS encoding FeoA family protein; translation: MDLSQMKLVTEYEIVGIDLEEASVRHLADLGIKIGSFIQIISKTNDTAILLVRAARIALDNSILEKLDVVLKDSNCSALPLSELAVGDVAYIEAIHADGALKRRLMDMGLTKNTKVQLQKVAPLGDPLEIKLRGYDLTLRKSEASLVSVVKSEKGAKG
- the feoB gene encoding ferrous iron transport protein B; its protein translation is MKELALAGNPNSGKTSLFNILTGSSQHVGNWPGVTVEKKSGLFRKNKEIIIQDLPGIYSLSPYTSEEMVSRNYLLSGNADAILDVVDATNLERNLYLSLQLIETGIPVVLALNMSDVVEKQGKWIDTTKLSYQLGVPVVATSALKKTGIDQVMRQALREIERTDETIYPIYDSHFEAALSEIIRILGNAAPQKQARFYAIKLFERDKELSEQLALSDFQKTEIEDAIRITEEIYTEDAETIVVNARYEFIEAAVKMALQADVNQLSLSDKIDRIVTNRYLALPIFAVVMWLVYFLSIQTIGTMGTDWTNDILFGEWIPNGVKSLLEQLAVANWLQSLIIDGIIAGCGAVLGFVPQIFVLFTCLGILEDIGYMSRIAFVMDRIFRRFGLSGKSFIPMLISTGCGVPGVMASRTIENERDRRITIMTTTFMPCSAKLPIISLIAGAFFPDNPWIAPSAYFVGMGAIVLSGIALKKTASLGGAVAPFIMELPSYHLPQVKTVLRYAGQKALSFIKRAGTIIFVTNIFIWFASSYNFSLQAVETEDSILATLGKGLAWIFTPLGFGNWRATVAAITGLLAKETVISTFGILYKVTDATETTKELWTNLQQHYTALSAYSFLVFNLLCAPCFAAIGAIHREIGNAKWTWIAISFQTLLAYNVSFVIYQFGQVLLYGKGISPVTVFALFVVAVGLYFIFRKPRKEKVEVITLDSLTHQTV
- a CDS encoding FeoB-associated Cys-rich membrane protein, whose amino-acid sequence is MSTIIVFIIILVLAGAALHHIIKGKGNCGDCDCQCEIKEKMRQK
- a CDS encoding ClbS/DfsB family four-helix bundle protein, coding for MVRPTSKTELISAATQQYAKLQSLISQLTEEELKTPFDFSKDEKKKEAHWKRDKNLRDVLIHLYEWQQLLLDWVHSNQNGVEKSFLPAPYNWRSYGEMNVAFWQKHQQTPLEKAIKLLHQSQEKVLTLAETFTNEELFSKSVYKWVGGSTLGSYFVSCTSSHYDWAMKKLKAHQKNCKNQ
- a CDS encoding ABC transporter permease, with product MLPIKNALAYVWRKKIKSLIIFFILLAISTLTLGSIAVKNATDAASKETFKNITSSFSMQINREVNPGTPRGAGNLKGEDIDTISKVAGISGYVKRMNIVADLIDHQLVEMPDGDQQLSEDRKQKFGRAIMATGINDSSKDDKFTAGTFKLVEGRHINKNDKNVALIHKDFAEKNKLKVGDTINIKSNTYDYDNVRKANKTTKVTVIGIFDGKNKGGVSSPQELYENTFITDLETTKTLQGSTDKNAIYQDATFFVNGSQDIDKVMAKVKEISSIDWEAYTLVKSTSNFPALQSSINGIYGVTGNLLIGTLIFGAIVLTLVLFLWINGRRKEMGIMLSMGISKTKIFFQFITEVLFVSIFSFIGAYFAGSAVSKVMGNSILKQVTSGIAEKLAREGKSANLGGGAEVDGFNKTLTSLNVHVSPDDMTKVVIFGLAIIIVSVLIASITLLSKQPKDLLMGDNSK